In one window of Erwinia tasmaniensis Et1/99 DNA:
- the prfA gene encoding peptide chain release factor 1, with the protein MKPSIVAKLEALQERHEEVEAMLGDAGVIADQERFRALSREYAQLTDVSQCFRQWQQSQEDIETAEMMLSDAEMRDMAQEELQTARAASEELEQQLQVLLLPKDPDDERNCYLEVRAGTGGDEAAIFAGDLFRMYSRYAESRRWKVEVMSANEGEHGGYKEVIAKVVGEGAYGRLKFESGGHRVQRVPETESQGRIHTSACTVAVMPELPEAELPDINPSDLKIDTFRSSGAGGQHVNTTDSAIRITHLPTGIVVECQDERSQHKNKAKALGVLGSRIRAAEMARRQQEESSTRRNLLGSGDRSDRNRTYNFPQGRVTDHRINLTIYRLDEAMEGKLDALIEPIVQEYQADQLAALSGQD; encoded by the coding sequence ATGAAGCCTTCTATTGTTGCCAAACTGGAAGCCTTACAGGAGCGCCACGAAGAGGTTGAGGCGATGCTGGGCGATGCTGGCGTTATTGCCGATCAGGAACGTTTTCGCGCTTTGTCGCGGGAATATGCCCAGTTGACCGACGTCAGCCAGTGTTTCCGTCAATGGCAGCAGAGCCAGGAAGACATTGAAACCGCTGAAATGATGCTTAGCGATGCCGAAATGCGCGACATGGCACAGGAAGAGTTACAGACGGCGCGCGCCGCCAGTGAAGAGCTTGAGCAGCAGCTGCAGGTTCTGCTGTTGCCTAAAGATCCCGACGATGAACGCAACTGCTATCTGGAAGTCCGTGCCGGAACGGGCGGTGATGAGGCGGCCATTTTTGCCGGCGATTTGTTCCGCATGTACAGCCGGTACGCCGAATCGAGGCGCTGGAAGGTAGAAGTCATGAGCGCCAACGAAGGCGAGCACGGCGGCTATAAAGAGGTTATTGCTAAAGTTGTCGGCGAAGGCGCTTACGGACGCCTTAAGTTTGAATCCGGCGGACATCGCGTACAGCGCGTACCGGAAACGGAATCGCAGGGCCGCATCCATACGTCGGCCTGTACCGTGGCGGTGATGCCCGAATTGCCGGAAGCGGAGCTGCCGGATATTAATCCATCCGATCTAAAAATAGATACCTTCCGATCTTCCGGCGCGGGTGGACAGCACGTTAACACCACCGACTCCGCCATTCGTATTACCCATCTGCCGACCGGCATCGTGGTAGAGTGTCAGGATGAGCGTTCCCAGCACAAAAACAAAGCTAAAGCGCTTGGCGTGCTCGGTTCACGTATTCGTGCTGCTGAAATGGCGCGCCGTCAGCAGGAAGAGTCATCGACTCGTCGTAACCTGCTGGGCAGCGGCGATCGCTCCGACCGTAACCGCACCTACAACTTTCCTCAAGGCCGCGTGACCGACCACCGTATCAACCTGACTATCTACCGTCTGGATGAAGCGATGGAAGGTAAGCTGGATGCGCTGATTGAGCCTATCGTTCAGGAATATCAGGCCGACCAGCTGGCGGCGCTCTCCGGGCAGGATTAA
- the hemA gene encoding glutamyl-tRNA reductase, producing MTLLALGINHKTAPVALRERVTFTPDTLEQALNSLMAQPLIQGGVVLSTCNRTELYLSVEQQENLQDQLIAWLCDYHQLSPDEVLKSLYWHHGNEAVSHLMRVASGLDSLVLGEPQILGQVKKAFADSQRGHSLSGELERMFQKSFSVAKRVRTETEIGASAVSVAFAACTLARQIFESLTTVNVLLVGAGETIELAARHLHQHKVKKLMIANRTRERAQVLAAEVEAEVISLADIDERLAEADIIISSTASPLPIIGKGMVERALKKRRNQPMLLVDIAVPRDVEPDVGKLPNAYLYSVDDLQAIIESNMAQRQAAAVEAETIVVQESSDFMSWLRAQSAVETIREYRAQADEARAELEARAIQSLQQGADAEKVLRDLAHKLTNRLIHAPTKSLQQAARDGDGERLQILRDGLGLE from the coding sequence ATGACGTTACTGGCTCTCGGCATTAACCATAAAACAGCACCTGTGGCTCTGCGTGAGCGTGTGACGTTCACGCCAGATACCCTTGAACAGGCGCTCAACAGCCTGATGGCCCAGCCGCTGATACAGGGTGGCGTTGTGCTGTCTACCTGTAACCGTACCGAGTTGTACCTGAGCGTGGAACAGCAGGAGAACCTGCAGGATCAGCTGATTGCCTGGCTGTGTGACTATCACCAGCTCAGCCCGGACGAGGTGCTGAAAAGCCTCTACTGGCATCATGGTAATGAGGCGGTCAGTCATTTGATGCGCGTGGCCAGCGGGCTTGATTCGCTGGTGCTCGGCGAACCGCAAATTCTTGGACAGGTGAAAAAAGCCTTTGCTGATTCCCAGCGCGGGCACTCGCTTTCCGGCGAGCTGGAGCGCATGTTTCAGAAATCATTCTCCGTGGCGAAGCGGGTGCGTACCGAAACTGAGATTGGTGCCAGTGCGGTTTCGGTGGCTTTTGCAGCCTGCACCCTGGCGCGTCAAATCTTCGAGTCGCTTACCACGGTTAATGTGCTGCTGGTGGGGGCGGGTGAAACCATTGAGCTTGCCGCGCGTCATCTTCACCAGCACAAGGTGAAAAAATTAATGATCGCCAACCGTACGCGCGAGCGCGCGCAGGTGCTGGCGGCCGAAGTTGAAGCTGAAGTGATTAGCCTGGCAGATATCGACGAGCGCCTCGCCGAAGCGGATATCATTATCAGTTCTACCGCCAGCCCGCTGCCAATCATTGGTAAAGGCATGGTAGAGCGCGCGCTAAAAAAACGGCGTAATCAACCAATGCTGCTGGTGGATATCGCCGTGCCGCGCGATGTAGAGCCGGACGTGGGCAAGCTGCCTAATGCCTATCTTTACAGCGTTGATGACCTGCAGGCGATTATTGAAAGCAATATGGCACAGCGTCAGGCCGCGGCGGTGGAGGCCGAAACCATCGTTGTGCAAGAAAGCAGCGATTTTATGTCCTGGCTGCGTGCGCAGAGCGCGGTTGAAACCATCCGCGAGTATCGCGCACAGGCTGATGAGGCGCGCGCCGAACTGGAAGCGCGTGCCATTCAGTCACTGCAGCAGGGGGCTGATGCCGAAAAGGTGCTGCGTGATCTGGCGCATAAATTAACCAACCGTTTGATCCACGCCCCAACAAAATCTCTTCAGCAGGCCGCCCGCGATGGCGACGGCGAACGCCTGCAAATTTTACGCGACGGCCTCGGGCTGGAGTAG
- the lolB gene encoding lipoprotein insertase outer membrane protein LolB yields MLSSKRRLMRLLPLASLLLTACGLHTQPQNPGQSPTSLQWHQHQQAVEKITHYQTRGAFAWLSERQKVYARFNWQQSAPDRYRLLLTNPLGSTELQLDQQGQVAQIVDNKGKRYVSNDAAQMISQLTGMTIPLSNLRQWMMGLPGEATDYQLDDQYRLREVNFSEEGKRWHVTYLDYHTEQNPQLPANIELQQGDQRIKLKMDSWTIK; encoded by the coding sequence ATGTTATCGTCGAAACGCCGCCTGATGCGGCTTCTTCCCCTTGCCAGCCTGCTGCTAACGGCCTGCGGCCTGCATACGCAGCCGCAAAACCCGGGGCAAAGCCCGACCTCTTTACAGTGGCATCAGCATCAGCAGGCGGTAGAAAAAATCACCCACTATCAAACTCGTGGGGCCTTCGCCTGGCTTTCCGAACGGCAAAAAGTGTATGCCCGTTTCAACTGGCAGCAAAGCGCGCCGGACCGCTACCGTCTGCTGCTGACCAATCCGCTTGGCAGCACTGAACTGCAGCTGGATCAGCAAGGCCAGGTCGCACAGATCGTCGATAACAAAGGCAAGCGGTACGTCAGTAACGATGCCGCCCAGATGATCTCACAACTGACCGGCATGACCATTCCACTCAGTAATCTGCGCCAATGGATGATGGGCCTGCCGGGCGAAGCAACGGACTATCAGCTGGACGACCAGTATCGCCTGCGTGAAGTCAACTTCAGCGAAGAGGGTAAACGCTGGCACGTTACCTACCTTGACTACCACACCGAGCAAAACCCACAGCTTCCCGCCAACATTGAGCTACAGCAAGGCGACCAGCGGATCAAACTGAAGATGGATAGCTGGACGATAAAATGA
- the ispE gene encoding 4-(cytidine 5'-diphospho)-2-C-methyl-D-erythritol kinase gives MITTWPAPAKLNLFLYITGRRPDGYHDLQTLFQFLDYGDTLTIETNQSGTLRLLSPLDGVPDDDNLIIRAAKLLREQAQKHSTLPANAGANLAVTKRLPMGGGLGGGSSNAATVLVALNHLWQTGFSLHQLAAFGLQLGADVPVFVQGFAAFAEGVGERLMPVSPPEKWYLVMHPGVSIATPLVFNDPLLTRNTPRREISALLSAEFRNDCEAVVRNRFREVEQLVSWLLEYAPSRLTGTGACVFAEFDTESAARQVFELAPAGLQGFIAQGVNISPLHRTLSEQ, from the coding sequence ATGATCACCACATGGCCCGCACCGGCAAAGCTGAACCTTTTTCTCTACATCACTGGCCGTCGCCCGGATGGCTATCACGATCTGCAGACGCTGTTTCAGTTCCTCGATTATGGCGATACCCTGACGATTGAAACCAATCAAAGTGGGACTTTACGGCTGTTGAGCCCGCTGGACGGGGTGCCGGACGATGACAACCTGATTATTCGTGCGGCAAAACTGCTGCGCGAACAGGCGCAAAAGCACAGCACCCTGCCAGCCAACGCGGGCGCAAATCTGGCGGTAACGAAACGGCTGCCGATGGGCGGCGGGCTGGGCGGCGGTTCTTCTAACGCCGCCACGGTGCTGGTGGCGCTTAATCACCTTTGGCAAACCGGCTTCAGTTTACACCAGCTGGCAGCCTTTGGCCTGCAGCTGGGTGCCGACGTGCCGGTGTTTGTGCAGGGCTTCGCCGCCTTTGCCGAAGGCGTTGGCGAGCGGCTTATGCCGGTCTCCCCCCCGGAGAAGTGGTATCTTGTGATGCACCCTGGGGTCAGTATCGCCACTCCTTTGGTGTTCAATGATCCTTTATTGACCAGAAACACGCCACGTCGTGAAATCAGCGCCCTGTTATCCGCTGAATTCCGCAATGATTGTGAGGCAGTCGTAAGAAATCGTTTTCGTGAGGTTGAACAGCTTGTTTCCTGGCTGCTAGAATACGCGCCGTCACGCCTGACCGGGACGGGTGCTTGTGTGTTTGCAGAATTTGACACCGAGTCCGCGGCCCGTCAGGTGTTTGAGCTGGCTCCGGCTGGATTGCAGGGATTTATTGCGCAAGGCGTTAACATTTCTCCGCTACATCGCACCCTGTCGGAGCAATAG
- the prs gene encoding ribose-phosphate diphosphokinase produces MPDMKLFAGNATPELAQRIANRLYTSLGDAAVGRFSDGEVSVQINENVRGGDIFIIQSTCAPTNDNLMELVVMVDALRRASAGRITAVIPYFGYARQDRRVRSARVPITAKVVADFLSSVGVDRVLTVDLHAEQIQGFFDVPVDNVFGSPILLEDMLQIGLENPIVVSPDIGGVVRARAIAKLLNDTDMAIIDKRRPRANVSQVMHIIGDVAGRDCVLVDDMIDTGGTLCKAAEALKERGAKRVFAYATHPIFSGNAVENLRNSVIDEVVVCDTIPLPEEIKALPNVRTLTLSGMLAEAIRRISNEESISAMFEH; encoded by the coding sequence GTGCCTGATATGAAGCTTTTTGCTGGTAACGCCACCCCGGAACTAGCACAACGTATTGCCAACCGCCTTTACACCAGCCTGGGCGACGCCGCCGTCGGTCGTTTCAGTGATGGTGAAGTGAGCGTACAAATCAACGAAAATGTACGCGGTGGTGATATTTTCATCATCCAGTCCACCTGTGCCCCTACCAATGACAACCTGATGGAACTGGTTGTTATGGTTGATGCCCTGCGTCGCGCTTCCGCTGGTCGTATCACTGCGGTCATCCCCTACTTTGGCTATGCACGACAGGATCGCCGCGTGCGCTCTGCCCGTGTTCCAATCACTGCCAAAGTGGTTGCCGACTTCCTTTCCAGCGTTGGCGTTGACCGCGTTTTGACAGTGGATCTGCACGCTGAACAGATTCAGGGCTTCTTTGACGTCCCGGTAGATAACGTATTTGGTAGCCCCATCCTGCTAGAAGATATGCTGCAGATTGGTCTGGAGAACCCGATTGTGGTCTCCCCGGACATCGGCGGCGTAGTCCGTGCCCGTGCCATTGCCAAGCTGTTGAACGACACGGACATGGCGATTATCGATAAGCGCCGTCCGCGTGCCAATGTGTCGCAGGTGATGCACATCATCGGCGACGTCGCTGGCCGTGACTGTGTGCTGGTTGATGATATGATCGATACCGGTGGAACCCTCTGCAAAGCAGCCGAAGCGCTGAAAGAGCGTGGGGCTAAACGAGTATTTGCTTATGCCACTCACCCCATCTTCTCCGGTAACGCGGTCGAAAACCTGCGTAACTCGGTGATTGATGAAGTGGTGGTGTGCGATACCATTCCTCTGCCGGAAGAGATCAAAGCGCTGCCTAACGTGCGTACTCTGACTCTGTCAGGCATGCTGGCTGAAGCGATCCGTCGTATCAGTAATGAAGAGTCTATTTCAGCCATGTTTGAGCATTAA
- the ychH gene encoding stress-induced protein YchH: protein MKRQHTHLLGNILMIFGFLLMIVGIGYSVANQFPQLSLPQFMVHGAIFSIFIGALTWLVGARVSGREKIADRYYWVRHCGDPRCRRGGGQHHH, encoded by the coding sequence ATGAAACGTCAACATACACATCTTTTAGGTAATATCCTGATGATATTCGGGTTTTTGTTAATGATTGTCGGCATTGGTTATTCGGTCGCGAATCAGTTCCCACAGCTTAGCCTGCCGCAGTTTATGGTACATGGCGCGATATTCAGTATTTTTATCGGTGCTCTAACCTGGCTAGTGGGTGCCAGAGTCAGCGGCCGGGAGAAAATTGCCGACCGATACTACTGGGTGCGCCATTGTGGTGACCCGCGCTGCCGTCGTGGCGGCGGCCAGCACCATCATTAG
- the pth gene encoding aminoacyl-tRNA hydrolase, translating into MSRIKLIVGLANPGAEYAATRHNAGAWYADLLAERHNQSLKEESKFFGFTARLNLGGEDVRLLVPTTFMNLSGKAVAAMATFYRIPAEEILVAHDELDLPPGVAKFKQGGGHGGHNGLKDIISRLGNNQNFHRLRIGIGHPGDRQKVVGFVLGKPQAAEQRLIDDAVDEAVRCTEVWMKEDRLKAMNRLHSFKAG; encoded by the coding sequence GTGAGCCGAATTAAACTGATCGTTGGTCTGGCCAACCCCGGCGCCGAGTACGCCGCCACGCGCCATAATGCTGGCGCCTGGTACGCCGATCTGCTGGCTGAGCGCCATAATCAGTCGTTGAAGGAAGAGAGCAAATTTTTCGGCTTCACCGCGCGGCTAAATCTGGGCGGTGAAGACGTGCGCCTGCTGGTCCCCACCACTTTTATGAACCTTAGCGGCAAGGCGGTTGCCGCAATGGCGACCTTTTATCGTATCCCCGCCGAAGAAATCCTGGTTGCTCATGATGAGCTGGATCTGCCGCCCGGCGTGGCAAAGTTCAAACAGGGGGGCGGTCACGGCGGCCACAACGGCCTGAAAGACATCATTAGCAGGCTGGGTAACAATCAGAATTTCCATCGTCTGCGTATCGGCATCGGCCACCCCGGAGATCGACAGAAAGTGGTTGGATTTGTGCTGGGTAAACCTCAGGCAGCAGAACAACGGCTGATTGATGATGCGGTTGATGAGGCGGTACGCTGTACCGAAGTATGGATGAAAGAAGATCGCCTCAAGGCCATGAATCGGCTCCATAGCTTTAAAGCGGGTTGA
- a CDS encoding SulP family inorganic anion transporter, which translates to MFNLKNLRASDVKNDVLAGAVVSVALIPEATAFSLLAGLSPTIGLHTAFILGLVTAFFGGKPGMISGAAGSIIVVLIGLITQHGYEYVLLATILAGLIQLSIGVLRLGKFIRLVPQPAIYGFVNGLAIVIMLAQFPMIKGQGPMMYALVALAMLIVWLFPKLTKAIPGSLAALIVISAIAVGFGLDTKRVGDLADISGTLPQFHLPTAPLSWETLKIVLPYAVVIALVGLIESLLTLSVLDEMGSKKGAGNQECVAQGIGNTLCGFFGSFAGCAMIGQSIINFTSGGRGRISNLVGALLLILFVVSLSQYIALLPVAALAGIMFVVCINTFEWSSLRRLKHMPKADAVVMVAVTLVTIFTDLALAVICGVIISALVFAWQHARISVIERAETQEQKTYRLEGPLFFGSTTAFQALFNPHQDPDNVVIDFARTRVMDSSGVEAIDKLTARYQEAGKKLLLRHLSEDCIRLLRHAGPFCSHDLDNAEPKAAGNDV; encoded by the coding sequence ATGTTTAACCTGAAAAATCTCAGGGCGAGCGACGTTAAAAATGACGTCCTGGCCGGGGCCGTTGTTTCTGTTGCACTGATCCCGGAAGCCACCGCCTTTTCTCTGCTGGCCGGCCTTTCACCGACTATTGGGCTGCACACCGCCTTTATCCTCGGGCTGGTTACCGCTTTCTTCGGCGGCAAGCCGGGTATGATTTCTGGCGCAGCCGGTTCCATTATTGTTGTTTTGATCGGCCTGATAACCCAGCATGGCTACGAATATGTGCTGCTGGCGACTATTCTCGCCGGGCTGATACAGCTGTCGATTGGCGTTCTGCGGCTCGGTAAATTTATCCGGCTGGTGCCGCAACCGGCGATTTATGGTTTCGTTAACGGGCTGGCCATTGTCATTATGCTGGCCCAGTTCCCGATGATCAAAGGGCAGGGGCCGATGATGTATGCCCTTGTGGCGCTTGCTATGCTGATAGTGTGGCTGTTTCCTAAACTGACCAAAGCCATTCCGGGCTCGCTGGCGGCGCTGATTGTCATCAGCGCCATTGCGGTTGGTTTTGGCCTTGATACCAAGCGCGTGGGCGATCTGGCGGATATTTCTGGCACGCTGCCGCAGTTCCACCTGCCGACCGCGCCTCTGAGCTGGGAAACGTTAAAAATCGTGCTGCCCTATGCGGTGGTGATTGCGCTGGTGGGGCTGATCGAGTCGTTATTAACGCTCTCCGTGCTCGACGAAATGGGCAGTAAAAAGGGCGCTGGCAATCAGGAGTGCGTGGCACAAGGGATAGGAAACACCCTCTGTGGCTTCTTTGGGAGCTTCGCGGGCTGTGCGATGATCGGTCAGTCGATTATCAACTTCACCTCCGGCGGCCGCGGGCGTATCTCCAATCTCGTCGGCGCGCTTCTGTTGATCCTGTTTGTTGTCAGTCTGTCGCAGTATATCGCGTTGCTTCCTGTGGCGGCGCTGGCGGGTATTATGTTTGTGGTCTGTATCAATACCTTCGAGTGGAGCTCTCTACGTCGTCTTAAGCATATGCCAAAGGCGGATGCTGTTGTTATGGTGGCCGTGACGCTGGTAACGATTTTCACCGATCTGGCGCTGGCGGTGATCTGTGGTGTGATTATTTCTGCGCTGGTGTTTGCCTGGCAGCATGCGCGTATCAGCGTTATTGAGCGCGCGGAAACGCAGGAACAGAAGACCTATCGACTGGAAGGTCCGTTGTTTTTTGGTTCCACCACGGCTTTTCAGGCGCTATTTAATCCGCATCAAGACCCGGATAACGTGGTGATTGACTTTGCGCGTACCCGCGTCATGGATTCCAGCGGGGTAGAGGCCATTGATAAGCTCACAGCCCGTTACCAGGAGGCCGGAAAGAAACTGCTCCTGCGTCATCTTAGTGAGGACTGTATACGCCTGCTGCGTCATGCCGGGCCATTTTGCAGCCACGATTTAGACAACGCGGAACCTAAAGCTGCCGGTAACGATGTCTGA
- the ychF gene encoding redox-regulated ATPase YchF encodes MGFKCGIVGLPNVGKSTLFNALTKAGIEAANFPFCTIEPNTGVVPMPDSRLDQLAEIVKPQRILPTTMEFVDIAGLVKGASKGEGLGNQFLTNIRETEAIGHVVRCFENDNIIHVNNKVDPADDIETINTELALSDLDTCERALQRVQKKAKGGDKDAKAEQVALEKCLPHLEKAGMLRALDLSDEDKAAIRYLSFLTLKPTMYIANVNEDGFENNPYLDKVREIAANEGSVVVPVCAAVESDIAELEDGDREEFMAELGIEEPGLNRVIRAGYSLLNLQTYFTAGVKEVRAWTIPVGATAPQAAGKIHTDFEKGFIRAQTIAFDDFIAFKGEQGAKEAGKMRSEGKEYIVKDGDVMNFLFNV; translated from the coding sequence ATGGGATTCAAATGCGGTATTGTGGGCCTGCCAAACGTCGGGAAATCCACCCTGTTCAATGCGTTAACCAAAGCGGGTATCGAAGCTGCTAACTTCCCGTTTTGCACCATTGAGCCGAATACCGGTGTGGTGCCAATGCCTGACTCACGTCTGGACCAGCTGGCGGAGATCGTTAAGCCACAGCGCATTTTACCTACCACGATGGAGTTCGTTGATATCGCCGGTCTGGTGAAAGGGGCCTCTAAAGGCGAGGGACTGGGTAACCAGTTCCTGACCAATATCCGGGAAACCGAAGCCATCGGCCACGTCGTGCGCTGCTTTGAGAACGACAACATTATCCATGTGAATAATAAAGTCGACCCGGCTGATGATATCGAAACGATTAACACCGAGCTCGCCCTGTCCGATCTGGATACCTGTGAACGTGCCCTGCAGCGCGTGCAGAAGAAAGCCAAAGGTGGCGATAAAGATGCCAAAGCCGAGCAGGTTGCGTTGGAGAAATGTCTGCCGCATCTGGAAAAAGCCGGTATGCTGCGCGCGCTGGATTTAAGCGACGAAGATAAAGCGGCCATTCGCTATCTGAGCTTCCTGACGTTAAAACCGACCATGTATATCGCTAACGTCAATGAGGACGGTTTTGAAAACAATCCGTATCTGGATAAGGTGCGTGAAATCGCTGCCAATGAGGGCTCCGTCGTCGTACCGGTTTGCGCCGCTGTCGAATCAGACATTGCTGAACTGGAAGATGGCGACCGCGAAGAGTTTATGGCCGAGCTGGGTATCGAAGAACCTGGCCTGAACCGCGTGATCCGCGCCGGTTACAGCCTGCTAAACCTGCAAACTTACTTCACCGCGGGCGTGAAGGAAGTGCGCGCATGGACGATACCCGTTGGCGCAACGGCACCGCAGGCTGCCGGTAAAATCCACACTGATTTTGAGAAAGGTTTTATCCGCGCTCAGACTATCGCTTTTGATGACTTTATTGCCTTCAAGGGTGAGCAAGGGGCTAAGGAAGCGGGCAAAATGCGTTCAGAAGGTAAAGAGTATATCGTCAAAGATGGCGATGTTATGAACTTCTTGTTTAACGTCTAA